One region of Limnospira fusiformis SAG 85.79 genomic DNA includes:
- a CDS encoding TldD/PmbA family protein — protein sequence MQNSTLLLTKELPNLTYSPLLDRFDDSWEAPLSTLLGLGRAAGADLVEFFLERNNVISCLAEDDGITGVSPSLSLGAGIRVFKGNADCYVSTNDLSFSGLRAALEKALSIMGLQLPGAVGFVPSVNLELLRDYATSKGKESWLAQCSSMQEMGDILLAANAQLLKKANHVQSRRSSYFRDWQEVLVACSDGTFARDVRLTQSQVSSIISADGEHRCSISKRGGSTSRPDWLRTWDYETDAEDMAESAGKMLYADYVESGYYPVVMANRFGGVIFHEACGHLLETTAIETKTTPFADKKGEKIAHENLTAWDEGLSEQAFGTIDMDDEGMPAQRTLLIENGILKNFLCDRAGERRTGNPRTGSGRRQNYTYSPASRMRNTYIAPGEYSVDDLFASVDRGLYCKKMGGGSVGDTGKFNFAVEEAYLIENGKLTKPLKGATLIGYATEIMNNISMSSQDIGLAAGFCGSVSGSVYVTVGQPHIKVDGITVGGR from the coding sequence ATGCAGAATAGTACATTACTCCTAACCAAAGAACTCCCTAACCTGACCTACTCCCCCCTACTAGACCGCTTTGATGACAGTTGGGAAGCGCCCCTGTCTACCCTCCTAGGCTTAGGACGCGCTGCTGGGGCTGACCTGGTAGAATTTTTCCTAGAGCGCAATAATGTGATCAGTTGCTTGGCTGAAGATGACGGCATTACCGGGGTTTCCCCAAGTCTGTCTTTAGGGGCGGGTATTCGCGTATTTAAGGGAAATGCAGATTGTTATGTGAGTACCAATGATTTATCCTTTAGCGGCTTGCGTGCAGCCCTGGAAAAAGCCTTATCCATCATGGGTTTACAGCTTCCTGGAGCGGTGGGATTTGTTCCTTCGGTCAATTTGGAACTATTGCGGGATTACGCGACCTCTAAGGGCAAAGAAAGCTGGCTGGCTCAATGTAGTTCGATGCAAGAGATGGGCGATATCCTGTTGGCAGCTAACGCTCAACTACTCAAAAAGGCTAACCACGTTCAATCTCGGCGTTCGTCCTATTTCCGAGATTGGCAAGAGGTTCTGGTAGCCTGTAGTGATGGCACTTTTGCGCGGGATGTGCGATTGACTCAATCTCAGGTTTCGTCGATAATTAGTGCAGATGGCGAACATCGCTGTTCTATCAGTAAACGTGGCGGTAGTACCAGTCGCCCGGATTGGTTGCGGACTTGGGACTATGAAACTGATGCGGAAGATATGGCAGAATCTGCGGGTAAAATGCTTTATGCGGATTATGTCGAGTCTGGCTATTATCCTGTGGTGATGGCTAACCGCTTCGGTGGGGTGATTTTCCACGAAGCCTGTGGGCATTTACTGGAAACTACCGCTATTGAAACGAAAACAACTCCTTTTGCTGATAAGAAGGGTGAGAAAATTGCCCACGAAAATCTGACGGCTTGGGATGAGGGTCTGTCGGAGCAGGCATTTGGCACTATCGATATGGATGATGAGGGAATGCCTGCCCAGCGTACTCTCTTAATTGAAAATGGTATCCTGAAAAATTTTCTGTGCGATCGCGCTGGGGAAAGACGCACGGGAAATCCCAGAACCGGAAGCGGTCGCCGCCAAAACTACACCTATTCACCAGCCAGCCGGATGCGTAATACTTATATTGCGCCCGGTGAGTATTCTGTTGATGACCTATTTGCATCAGTCGATCGCGGTTTGTACTGTAAAAAAATGGGTGGCGGTAGTGTCGGCGATACCGGAAAGTTTAACTTTGCGGTGGAAGAGGCTTATCTCATCGAAAATGGTAAACTTACTAAGCCTCTCAAGGGTGCAACTTTAATCGGTTACGCTACGGAAATTATGAACAATATTTCTATGTCTTCCCAGGATATCGGACTGGCGGCGGGGTTCTGCGGTTCGGTCAGCGGTAGCGTCTATGTGACGGTCGGACAACCTCATATTAAGGTTGATGGTATTACTGTGGGAGGAAGATAA